TGAACTCTACTTTGCTGAATCTTGTGTCTCCTAGAGAAGCAGATCGAAGCTCATTCACTGGAGACGATATAGAACACTAATGACAGTTTTTGAATTTGGAAATTAGAGATACttatgaatttgaaaaaaaaacacacaaaaaacagtgtaaaaaaaaacagtgtaaaacAGCTGTACTCATTGACTATGCCAGTTCTGGACCCTAGTGGTTGAAATTAAGAGACTTGTGTGTATATTTGACATTATCCTTCAGCAAGGGGTGTCCAACTGGCATGGGAACTTTGCACCACTTAGGGCCTCTCTTCCAGATGGGCTTTGCAGATCTGACAGACCAACGGGTCAGATACCTGTCAAAACAACAcagatacattttaatttgagaCTGATCACTGATAAAAGGTTTTGAGTGAAGCAGGAGCACACACCCCTTTGTCTGCCTTTGCCTCCCCAAGTGCCTCTTCAAGAAAGCAATTACAAATGAGCACAGCACCCTCAATTCAGAATGGACCACTGAAAAAGACCGTATGTTTTGGCACTGCTGTACCTCTGTATTGCACCCATTAGCACCTGCTTGACTTCCAGTCTCACAAAACAAATCAGGTGTAATCTCCAGGCTGCTGGTAAATTGTCCACCAGTAGCTAAAACTGGAGTGCCTTCATTGCAATTAAGTCCAAGACTGAATCCATCCGTCCCAGTCCCCTAGGGGAGGTGTTGCTTCAACAGCTTGCCTCAATAAGGTATACTAATTACAAAGTAATTAGCCTAACAGTGTAAAATAGTCTCTAAAAAGGGACTTGTTTACTTTCAGTGGATAAATGGTTATTTCTTCTGCACAGGATGGGCTTCTGGCCTAGCCCTGCATTTTCATAGGCCCAAATTTACTTTAGTATTCTCTGTACAATACTTTTCCggcttgctgctgcaggaagccagAACCTGAAATTAAGAGGTACTAGAATAGAATTATCGCAACTACAAATCTCTGTGAAGAGCAATGTCTGGCAAATATCCTCTGCTTTTTACCATTTGAAGTTTTAGACTTGGCTTTGCAAACAGGCAGGGGATTTCAGATCCAGAATCAGTTACTGGAAATCTTAGCCTGTGGCTGGGTGGCCTGCAGTTTTGTTAGGCTTTAAATCTTTTGCTACCAGTAGAGAGGGAACAGAAGTCCTTAGAGAAAGAGGAGTCTTTTCAGACAATAAAGATCCAAAGTAAAACCCCAGCGTAATCTGCACAAACAATGCTCCAACAAATTAGAATTTGGAACAGACTGATAAACTTTGTCCAGTGATGTTTGCATGCCTGTGTTGAGTAATCCCATGGTCTTAATGGAACCTCAATCAGTCATCCTCTCCCCAAACAGCTTTGTTACCTTCTATTTGTATCGAGCAATTTTGAGATATTAAGAACTTTGGACAGAGACCACGCGATGCATTTGAAGGCATTTGGCAGATTCCTGAGAACTACAAAGAAAGCTTGCTATGCCAGGCGGCTACAAACTATTTAACAGCAGCACGTTTTCCTAGGGCTTTCCTTCCTTAGCAATCCTGAATAACAAACATAGAAAAATGGATCATATTTGGAGGTCCCTGCCACTGAAATGGAGTCACTTCCAAAGtgtttgtatttgctttgaGGAGTTTATGATAGTTAAAAGACCtagaagcagcagaagggatACAGGAGATGGCATGGAACAAGACTCAGTCACTTTTTCTCACACGCATGCGTTAAATTAGTCCCTTTTGACCTTTAATGTTATGCTAGTGCATTAGTGGAATCCCTTACATAACACCACGAGGACAGGAAGTCAGAGAGACTCCTGTCTCTAATTTCAAATGCAAGGGGAGTTCAGAGAGACCAAACACAGGTCCCTACTTGGGAATCTGGCGGAGAACCAACGTAAGGCAGCTTTTTTGGGGAGAACTTGTAAGGGTATTTGACAGACGTGTAGGGCTAAGTCCTTCTCAAATTTCCCTTACTGTAGGGGGAGGTCTGTAGCACAAGTTTTGACATCTCAAGGCTGCAGTTAcagtgaaggaggaaaaaaatacaaaatagttTTAATCCATCAGTGTGCCAAGTGCAGTTCTGATCACGTGTCCGCACGCTTACGGGAAAGTGCTCCCGTGATAATAAATGATCTCACTGTGAGAAGTGAATGTGTGAATGTGAGATACACATCAATGCTGTGTGCAGGTTTAGACAGACAGTGGCTTTTTAAGAAATCCCTCTGTTTCTGTGTGGGGGCTGGAAGTGCACACCCCAATTCTGCATAGGAAGGAGGATTTAGTAATGGCCTGATTTGAAagcttttgttatttctcttttgagCAGGTCTAATCCAGCCCTCTGGTCCAGGCTTTTGGCTTCCTTTGGGGACTGCAGGCTGGGGCTTTTCATTGTTAGCTGAAACAGACATTTGGACGCTTTCCCTTCCTGGAGCACATTTGCTTTTAGCACTTTTAATACTTGCTTTGTCCCAAACTCAAACTTGTCCTATTttgtttgctgccttttttttttttttttttaccttgatTCAGCAGTGGCAAAAGCCTGATGCCTGGGAGCACTTGGTCTACCAACTTCCTTTTCCGTTTTGACTAACCCCAGTTCCTACTGtttcacaaaacagtttttctgagAGTAGAAACAATCCACAAAACTCACATGAGGGCTTCAAAACCCAGCACACAAGACTTTCCTGTGCATTCTGCTGTCCATGTCATCTCTGGTGTTTCGTGAAATTGTACCCCCTTTTTTAGTCAAGTCACCCAACTTTCCATTATATCCAGCCACTTGGTCTGTCCTGGGGAGCTTTTACAATAACCTACAGATATACACTGGCAGATGGTCTGAATTTTCTCAACCAGCTGAGGGTTGTCAGGACAGAGCCTCCATGTGGTTGCCAAATGCAGCTGGTGCACAGTCTCCTAACCTGTTATTTCAGTACACAGAGCTCTCGCTCTGCTAAAGGGGGACAGAACTGCCAATCTCAGTGTGGCAACCCACCCCAGGGCTCTGCTTACCCCCTTGAGTATGATAGGATCCCAGGGAGCAACCAGAATTCCCAGACTCCAGCTGCACAAAGGACTAGTTTGGATAAAGTGCGATGAGAATCCTGGTGGAATTTCCCTGATGGGAAACGGCAAGATATAAAAAGCATGGAAACAGCTGTAGGTAGTGTCATTGCAGTCACCTAAAATCTCTGTGGCACATGGCAATCACTTTGCacaaattttattctgtgaGCAGGAGGGCCACAAAGCCTTCCCgcccagaggctgctgcttAACACCTAGGAAGGGGCACAGGACTTCCATGTGCTAGGAGAAATTACCTACACATGGGGCAATTGCAGCCCTGCATGCAGCTCAAGCACACCGGTGGAGTTCAAGGCTGAACTTCTGAACCCTCAGTGAGCTTTTTCAATCTGGCTCTTGTTTGGATTaagagcagaaggcagagggCTACAGACTATGCAGGAAGCACTCGATCAAAGTGCTGGCAAAgactgcctcctccctgccacaTCCCTTCCCTTGACACCTCTTGGTTTTgctcacctgcagcagctctggctctttgcttttgaattcaCGTGGTATGTGCAGCACAGTTTCCATGCAGATGAGAGAAACCACATGCTGCTGGCGTGAAACACTGATAGCAGTGAAATCAGATTCTGCTCCAAGGGATGAAAGGTGTCCACAGAGCCTGAGAACTTTGTAATTCATGAGGAGTTCATATGGAACCTGCCTGTTCCCTAACACATAGCAAATTCTTCAGTTCAGGTGATGGAGGAGAGGTTGACTTGGATGTTACCCGTGCcaatttctgttcttccagtAGGAAGCTGAAAATGGAGTGGCAGCTGAGCACTCAGAATCATGTACTCCGTATCTACGAAACCTCTTGCTGACAGAGCAAGGATGACCCAGGAACCCGTGACATCCTTCAGTCCTTTTGGGAAGGTAACAACTACACAGTGTTGTCCTTTAACCAACAATTTGGACCtgccaaaagaaaatgagtgcTATATTAAGGTAGCATCTAGATGCTGGCCTGAACTCAGCGACTGTTCTGGATAGTTAGTCCACACTATCCACGTAGCAATCTCCATGCTGTAAactgctgagctgctcaggTTTCCACTCCTGAAATCAAGGAGTCTGACCTGCAACAGTGCTTGACACCTCCCCAAATGGTTTTGGTGTGTTGGTGGCCTGCACACATGACTCTGGAATCTGGAAATGGCCTATTGCTCCACACAGCGCTGGTGAAATCCCTGAGAACTTCCTCAGCCTCATGGGCTAGTGAAAATACTTCGTTGCTACAGCACTTAAATGGAACACGCCAGGCTGGAGCACAAATGGACTCAGAAATAAGAAAGTAACAACAGGAAGTTATGAAAGGGAGAACTTAGGCTGGGGTTGAAAGAACAATCCTTGGCtacaaaacagatttgcttGTGGAGTCATCCCTTGGAAACAGTGAAAGCCCCAGACTGGGCCAAATATGAGAAAGTGAACTGTAGGGAGCAATTCTGCAGTGATAGGGTGAACTTCATTGGTTTTTTATGTCCAAGTGCTGCAGACAAACGTTAtgaaagagaggaggaggactCAATTTACGGATGATGTGGGTACTCTGATGGCCATACTTCTGCAGAAGAGCCCATAACAAGTAAAGCAGTTAAGCAATAACGTTCATGAGATATTGCTGTCAAAAACAAATCAGGCAGAAAGTGAAAAGACAAAGAACTAAAGTCCAAGAAATGAGGAATACCATGGTTAGTCTCACCTGGACGGTGTCCGAACTGCAAGGGGTAGAACAGAAAGCTGTGGAGTGCTCCCCAGATGAATTCTGACCACAAGCTGCTCTCACTCACCTCCTACCACTCTGATGACCACAACTTGGCTCAAACTAGCATTTCACCTTCATGTTATACCTTCATCCAATCCTCTCCTCTATGTTACATCATATCCAGGATGGGTGCAAGGCAAATTCTTACCATTGTGCAGAGAAATTGAGGGCACGTACGAAAGAAGTCTGTACAATGGAAACAGTAAAACCTCTTCAGAAAATAGAGCAGGATATTTCTGGTTGTAAGCAccagaaaaaatgcattcaggaggagcagagaaggcagaggggTTCTGGGTGATAAATCCAAACTTCACATCATTATATCAACTGCAGAACAGCACCCCTGACCCTTGGTAAAACAAGGCAGTTTACTGATAGTTCCATATGGTGGCGTGGTACTTTTTAATCTCGGCTAGGTGATAGCCAGTGCACCCAGGCACTTTGTATTTGAAACAGGCTCTCTTAGACAGGGTGAATGTGACGTGGGCCAAACATTCTGGCCAAGATAGCCACAAGCACAGCCAAGGTACTCTCAAAGGTATACATTAATACAGCTCCTCAGCCCTTCTTTATGCACCTCCTTAGCACCTCTGCCGAGGAGCCACAGGGCTCCTCCTATGCAGCTGGTTTGAACATCATCTGAGGAGCAAAGAGCAGATTCCTCAAGAACAAACCTGCTGGATAATTACTGATAAGTACTGCTGACTGCTGTGCTATGAAAATAGTCTCAAGCTGGCGAAGCACCTCACTTCAGGTCAGAGACAAAGCAGAAGTGTTTCATCTGTCTGGTTTGttcctccttcagcagcagatCTCAGCAGTACCAACACAACCCTGAATAAGCTGGCCAAATGGAGCATCAACCATGACTTTGCATgactggaaagaaacaaaaggaattgCTTATCCAAATGAAGTAATCTGCCAGACTCCAGCCAGGTAGGGGTTGCTGCTCTGAGGCTAGAAGGCATCCAGAGCCTACATCCAGAAATTGGATGCTCAGGTCTGTAGCGTAGTAGAGGTGCTCGGCTATGACTCCTGAGTCAAGCCGCATTCCCCACATTAAATCTCTTTCAATCTCAGGTGGCGTGAGTGAGCGGAATCTGTCCTTAAGGTTACCTTAGGCTTTTGTCTTGATCCTGTCACTTCACTCATTTCAAAGAGCAATGGTGTCCTTCAGAAGGGCAAAGCTCTTACTGTCATGGTCAGAGACAGACTACATCCCTGTacagtgctcagctctgcctaTTCTTTTCACCTTGCAGCAGACCTCCTGTTTTAGGAGCACAGCAGGAACTAAGTGTCTTCTGTATGCAGAGTTTTCTTCCATGTGCAATGCAAGTCCCCGATGGCAGAAGAATAACGGCAAATGAATGAGGGAGATAGACAGCAGGAACAGAGGATGTGATTGGGAATGGATGAAATTCTCAGTATACTGGATATTACTAGCCACCTGTGAGAAGTACCCATCTCAGTTTGCAGCCATGATAGAAATTTGTCTCaagttctgttctgtttcctcATTACTTTCCTTTGACCAAGGAGGGACAATCTACAGAGCCCAGCAAGTGACACCTCTTTCATTTATGCAAGCATCAGTACCAGCAATTGGCAAGCTGCAAGGGCAGGTATGCTCCTAAAGTTTTGGCTAGTCAGGGTTTTTTGGAGGAGACAGGGAACAGAAGAGTATATTTCAACACTACACACACAGCAGACACACTGGTGGTGTAAGGAAAAAGCCATGAAGGCAGGCAGATCTGGAGAGCACACAGGCTGGTTAACCCTGATGTTAAGGGATGTAAATTAACTGTGTTCCTGTCTTGGAAGAGCTTTAACAAGTAGCCCAAAGTGTGATCTTATGCAACTGCATATCATGGGACACCTCAGTTTCTCCTCATAGGTGTTCCCAGGCCtacagcagcagtgaggaaaaaaaaagaaaggcactGTTACCTCTCTAAACAGAGGTAAAGAAGGCCACAACAGTCAGTACAGTGATCTCAAGCAAAGCTGAAACCCAAGGATTTGGAAGATGCATCATCTAGTTGTGCAGTATAGTGCCTGCTGTGATAGGCTCCCTGCAGACTCTGTTGATATCTTCATGGACTGACTGATACTTAACACTCCAGCAGGTCCAAATGCAGTGAAGAAAGAGGCTCAGTTAGGTGGGCAGTCCTGTTATTATGCCAGACAGGATTAGAGGATGTCCTGGTCAAGTCCTCATGGCATTGAACAAAGCAGGTTGTTCCACTTGGAAGTCCCAGCTCAattctctctctgccttcccctgccttgTGGCAGCACCACAGGTTGAGCACTTCCCCAGTTACCACGGACTTACAGAAGGCTTTAGAAACAATTACTGAGGTAAGGAGAATGTAAGCCTGGACAACTCATTTATGTGGGAAACTTGTGATAGGAATTCTGGCTTCATTCCCCAAATAACTACTGGTTAGGTGTCTTCAAACATGTTTAGTCCTTGCAGGGCCACCCGGCCCCATCAGGTTGGAGGATGGAAGCAATTAACGGCTCCTACTGTAAGTGGTGCCAGCTACAGTTAGTTCCACAGAGCAACATAGAAAGCACAGGTAGTGGGGCAGGAAGAGTCAAAACTCTCACAGAACCACAGTGGATAAGATTCTGCAAGGAGACACAAAGCCTTCCcctttcagtgctgtttcaTCTCCTCAACAgctctgttctcttttcctcaACTGTCTCCACCCCGCTTGTTACATCTCCttggtgggaggaggaaaacatgGGTGGTGTAGGGAGGGACTAGCAATGTAACAGGGAGGGCTTGGATCCTAATCACTAATTAAGATCTGTTAATTTTAGAGATTAAACATTGAACATATCTGGAGGTATCCTTTGTTCTCACTAAAAGCTTATGGAACAATTTATCAGAGTCAAGGCATTGGATCTGGAGTCCTGGTGTGATTCCAGCATGACAGAGGATTTACCATTTCCCATCTCAACCTGCTGTGCAGGGTTGCTATGTGAATGCTAGCTAGATAACGTGCTCCACCCCACAGCTGCTAGATAGACGCAGCAACTAAAGAATCTCAAAGACTTCAGATACAGGAATAACAAAGCTTTCAGAATTGAAGTATTTGATGGCTACAGGGCTGCACCAAATGTACTCCTCTAATTTAGTTCTCGCTGTTACCCATTGCACAGCCTGCCAGCATCTCTCAGGGACTTTTCCAAGGGCCTACCTCAAGTCTCCACTGCAGAACGTCAGATCTGAAATGCAGGAGTCTCCAGCTGCCCCAAGCCCTGCAGCCCAAGCTCTCCCAGCAACAGCCCCATGGCCTCTGGTAACCCCATGGCTTGCTAATGCAAAGTTCATAAACCGCTCTGACATCCCCATGGAAACAGAGTGTGAGGCCATAAACAGGGGATTAGCACCTCCTAACGCTGAGCAAAGCGCAGAAGGCGACAGCAGTCTTTCAGTTTGTCCACCAAAGGGCAGAGGCCATTCAGTCctgggagggggaagagagcGTGTTACACAGGAAGGGCAGGCTGAGGGCGAATCATTGCCTGCAGTCAGAAAGGACAaatggggatggggaagagtAGAACACTTCTGTGACAGGCCCTTGCTAGCTGCTCAGCCCTCATCTCACTGCTGGTACCCATCCTGAGCACACCTTTCTGTCCTAATTGCAGCTGGGGGCCAGACActgaaaggctgagagagaaggGGCTGTTTGTTTCGGAGATGAGGGGGCTCAGCGCAGGTCTTATCAATGCTTATAAATACTTGAAGGGAAGGTGTAAAGAAGACAAAGCCAGACTCTTCTTAGTGGtacccagtgacaggacaagaggcaacaggcacaagtTGAAACATAAATTTTGTTTGAATGCAAGAAAGCACCTTCTTAGTGTTAGAGTGGTTGAACtctggaacaagctgcccagagaaactgtacAAGGTTCATCCTTGGGGATATTCAAAATCTGactggacacagtcctgggtAACCTGCTCTCAGTGACCCCGCTTTAGCAGGAGGTGTGGACTAGACGGTCTCCAGAGgaccttccaacctcaactacTCTGTGATACTGTGACTCCAGTTCTGTGGCATCCTTCCATGACTGCCCTACTGAATGTTACTGAACAGGAGGCCAGTGCAGCTGGGAAAGCGTGAGCAGACTAACACACATGGCAGTTTTCATCCTGTGGGGATAGATGGTCTGAATGAGATGCAGTTTGTCCTTAAAGACTAACAAGAGTTGTGACAGATactgtttctctgaaatgctgtaAGTACTTTTTATGAAACCTGCTGCCTGAGGCATGTTCTACCCAGTTATAAGgaactgcttttcctcttccaatctatcccttaattaaaaaaaagacagaaagataaGACTATTCACCTGTTGAGCTTGGGTTTCTTGGGAATATGCCCTTCAGGAAGTCGAGGCCTGTGGTTTGGCAACAAACCTgagatagaaaaagaaaggcgTGAGAATATTTTGCAGTCCTTCCTTGCCTCTGTATCATCCAGAAGTTACATTACACCTCATAAGCCAGGCAACCCAGATCCCTACTGCTAAAACACAACTAAAGCACAAAGggtatttgttctttctttagCCATTGCTGAACCTGCACCCTAGCCAGAGAGAAATGAGGAGGTTCTGCTGGATACACTCTTTGAGAGGAAACACACATAAGACCCAGCCACTTGGGCTCACCAGAGGCTTTTGGAGAGGACATAGGACAGGGGCGTCCAATCAGATTCCATCTCCAGGGTGAAAAATCTATTAAGATTCTCAGTCCATTTAACTTGGATACATCTCATGTACCAGACAAAGACCAGCCCAATGCACAGACTGTGTCAACCTGGGACCCACTTCCAGGTCAAAACAGAGATCTTCACAATACAGATGGTCGACAGGTGCATTAATGGGGTCAGGGTCAAGCTTACACTAAAACAAGTCACTTCAGAAGCGGGTATTTAATCATTAGTAGCACAGTTACAGTCTGTGCCACTTCCCACATCCTTCTACAATGGCAGACTCATCTACAGCGATAAATGTCGACTGCTAAAGCAGGAGCAAGATGCATAGAAAGCAGAGCACATGGTTTCTGGTCCATCATCCTGTCCCAGTACTTGGTGCACAACGGCTTTGCTGGGTGACTGGACAATGAAACCTTACAGAGTTATACCAACAGGGTGGGACACCCCTCTCATGGGGTTGTCTGAGGAGGCGGCCAGGTACCTGCACGGTGAGCCATCTGCACGCAGACCGCAATCTTCTTGTGCTCCTCCAAACAGAGGCCAGTGGTCCGTCGCGGCAGCATCCCTCCGTCAGAACGGATAAACTGGCTCAACAGCAGGACGTCCTGAGGGAGCAAAAAAGGGCAGAACCATCAGTGCTGCAGCTACTTTAACTGCTGTCATTCTGAGATGGCGTGCTGGTCCTCACGCTGCGCACAGAGCTCaatacaaagcagaacaaggatTACTTCCTACACTTTTGGCTGCAGCTTGACAGCAAGTGACTTTTGCTTGCCATCACTGCCTGCCAGCTTAGCTCAGTTAGGTCACTTAGATGGCCTAACTTTTCCCCTGCCTTCACTAGTGTAAACACATGATGTCAGCTCCAATCCTTGCTCCTTCCCTGTCACTTGCTCCAAGATTCTAGCTAAGACAATGTGTCCTAGGTACTGAGGCACAGTTACACAAGACCTACAGACGGACAGTGTTTACACAACTTGAGATTCCATCACAGCTGCTGTCCTAAAGGTCACAGATATGTTAGATCACCCCTGGCCCTTTCATTGTTccctcagagcagggctgttCTCTGCTACCTATTCCTCCAACTTTCATCTAGTTTTCCATGGTGGAACTTCCCTCTTGTCTCTCTGGAACAGCGGAGAGCAGGGCAGCATTCCAAGACCTTGCACGAAGCAGCTTGTTGTGAGAAAAGAGCGTGCGCCAATAAGAAAGACCTAACAGAATAAATCACTACTTTCAGCCTTTCGACTGTGCGTGCGTTAAGCAGGGCTGTTAAAGCCATGCTGGATGGAAGGAGCGCTCAGAGCACGCTGAGGGTTCGGCTGGGATTCAAGGATCATTTAGATCACACTGCTGTTGACCTTTCCAATTAAGTGCTCTAGAAATATAAAGcgcttttaataaaaacaaaattaaagggAACTGTAGAATCAGATAGTATCATAAGTCTACCATGACAAATTATTAAACACAACACAAGTGTCCCATTAACTTCACATAGTAAAACAGCCCTGTATTCAGATACAGCTCTCCATTTCCACACACACCCACTGCCAGAGCACCCTCAAGCCAACATAGGCACGTCTTGACACACTGACGTCTGTGTAAGTTGGCCCAAAGGGCTTTTGGGGCCTCCGTGCTGGTTTTCCCCCCCGTCTGTTGACAGACTTGTTGCTGGTTGAGAGTTTACTTCTCCACTGCTCTTGTAAACATTTTCATAGTTGAGGTAGCTGGAGCGTGCAGAGGCTGCtctcaggctggaagggacgTGCCAACAGGCACCCCGACAGCAAGGGAATTCAAATCAGGTATGTCAGCACTTTATACCCCCCTGTCTAGGGCAACAGGCAAGAACAAAGAGCACTTGTTGCTTTTTGTGATGGGTGACCCTGATTGCCTGTTGATCACAGACCTCCTCCTACCCCATATCTATTCCATTTTCCATAAAGAATTCCACAAAGAGCTCCCTGGAGCACTCCTAGCTTCATTTACTGCCCTTGCAAGGACAAACAATCAAGTGGACTAACATTCAGAATACATAGCTATCTAGGATTTATAAATCCATCCCCACTGCAGGAGACCAGCTCAGCTCTGAAGCGGGCTGTTGGAATTCAGCATGGCTTTCTGGTAATGACCAGCTCTGACAGATGCTGCCATACAAGTGCTGCAGTCAAAATacagagttttttttcctctccaatcCCACCCTCACTACTATgatcatgaaaaacaaagtttccCTCTTCCCTTATCTGGCTTCCTTTCTACCAGTTAATGCATTCAGGCTTATTTTCAGATTCGTCTCTTTGAAATAACAGCAGGTTAGGTAACTCCATGCTAATGAAGAATGACTTACTACCACCATACAGTGATGTATCCAAAGAACAAGAATAGCACAGTTGAGCAACTAGCAGGAAGCTCCCAAGAGGCCATCTGTGGGTAGAAGTGTCCTCAGCCCAGCTAGCATATCACCTTGCCAATGAGAACAGTAACCAAGGGACCATTTGATGCCAGCTGCGTTGGTGGAAACTGGACAGAGGCCAGCCAAACAGTCCAAGGATACTGACTTTCGGCCACTCCTGAAATGCACTGGATTGGATCCAGGAAGCCTAAGCAAACCTCCAtcccattttttccatcttctgtaGCCATCCAGTTCTCCAAATCACCTACACCTCCACTTGCTGTTTAGCACAAACATATCACTTCCCTAAGTGAGAAAGGGCTGTTCAGCTCCAAGCGCCTCGAAAAACTTCCTACACTCTTCTACTAGCCTGCTGTATTACTCTgtggggaagaaggagaagggagcTGATGGCAAGTTTGAGGCTGTTCCAGTCGTTGCAGCCGTGAAAGCCTGAGTAAGCCATAGGCTCTCCTGAAGGGTGTGTGTGGTCCAAGCGCTTTCGCATATTACCACCACGCCTCACGGAGTCACAGGGCTGTTATCAAGTGTTTCCATGCAAAGGTGGGAGGTGGGAAGCAAAAGGAGACagtctttttctccctctggaaaaagaaaaaaaatagggaaaaatcCATTCTGTTATTATCTTTGACCAACAGTGTGTCTCCAGCTGACCAACTTCCTTGTGTGACAGTCGTATCTCAAGTGAAATCATCTATGTCCCTGCCGCTGCAGTTCCAAACTACGCTCACAGCATTTGGCTCAAAATGCTGCACACTCAACAGAAGATTTGTCCATTTCAGAAGATCCCCGCAGTTAGCAGGCCAGGTGCCTCTCCCAGCGGACTTGTGCAGATGCATCTTACCACAGGGAGAAAGCAGACAGGTACAGCCAACTTTATGGGGCAGCTGCGGAGGGAAGTGAACAAGCATGTAgaagaatcaaagaaaaaaatacgtCTGGCAAGTTCTCGTGGTGCCGTCATGTTCCATGAAATTCACATTCTGTGCTAGTGGACAGCCAAGCCTGTAACTACAGATTTGCTTTAATCACTGGACAGCTCCCATGAGGCTGGACCCAGATTCCCACCCCTGTAATCTGCAGCATTTGATGAAAACAACTTGGATTGAATTAATCTATGGCTAACAGGCAAAGATTGCAGTTTGGTTTCCCCTAATTGCAGCCAAAGCAAGATGACATATTTACTGCCTACTCAGACTAATGATGTTTGAAGTGGAtaagggggagaaggaaaaacaagtttaGCCTTCACCTTTAAAAGGTCTGGATAAACTCGCTGAACAAAACACTATGCATAACATGTGAATAGATGGCAACTGAAACACAGAGGCATCTCTGCATTTCAGTATCCGCAGAcaatttggaaagcaaaatcCTTGACTGGTTACATGCAATTCATTAAAACCTTCATTTATCACAACACGAGTTCTGTCTGTGTAGCCAAATTACTACTGGGCTGTAGACAAGCCTGCCTGTCATTATTTCCAGTTACACAAGAACGTATTTCCTCCTTTAACCCTTACTCCTGGGAGCTGTACGCCATTCTCTAGGCATTTTGTAAGAGGATTGCAGGTTCCAACCCAGTTGCCTCCTGACAATGatgaaaatcaatttttttttaaaatctgatggCTGTGAAAAATCAAGTGAGGTCTGGGATTCAGTGAACAGACATACCCAGACGACAAACAGTGGGCATTTGTACCTCAGGCTCCTTTATCCTGAGCCTCAGTGGAGACTAAGGACTGAACTGGCAATGACGGCTGCAGCCCTCCACACCGCAACTGAGGCCGGTTGGAATCATGACCCGTGAGTGCTCACAATGCCTGTTTGGTTGATTAAT
The Cygnus olor isolate bCygOlo1 chromosome 3, bCygOlo1.pri.v2, whole genome shotgun sequence genome window above contains:
- the MRPS18A gene encoding 39S ribosomal protein S18a, mitochondrial isoform X4 yields the protein MAAPSLLRGGLRRLFAGLWGRGWASPPARALREVVEVTEGNTTTIEGKIIEDAAAPTPPNPSGQCPICRWNLKHKYDYVDVLLLSQFIRSDGGMLPRRTTGLCLEEHKKIAVCVQMAHRAGLLPNHRPRLPEGHIPKKPKLNRYLTRWSVRSAKPIWKRGPKWCKVPMPVGHPLLKDNVKYTHKSLNFNH
- the MRPS18A gene encoding 39S ribosomal protein S18a, mitochondrial isoform X2 — protein: MAAPSLLRGGLRRLFAGLWGRGWASPPARALREVVEVTEGNTTTIEGKIIEDAAAPTPPNPSGQCPICRWNLKHKYDYVDVLLLSQFIRSDGGMLPRRTTGLCLEEHKKIAVCVQMAHRAGLLPNHRPRLPEGHIPKKPKLNRSKLLVKGQHCVVVTFPKGLKDVTGSWVILALSARGFVDTEYMILSAQLPLHFQLPTGRTEIGTGNIQVNLSSIT
- the MRPS18A gene encoding 39S ribosomal protein S18a, mitochondrial isoform X1, with amino-acid sequence MAAPSLLRGGLRRLFAGLWGRGWASPPARALREVVEVTEGNTTTIEGKIIEDAAAPTPPNPSGQCPICRWNLKHKYDYVDVLLLSQFIRSDGGMLPRRTTGLCLEEHKKIAVCVQMAHRAGLLPNHRPRLPEGHIPKKPKLNRTEWPLPFGGQTERLLSPSALCSALGGANPLFMASHSVSMGMSERFMNFALASHGVTRGHGAVAGRAWAAGLGAAGDSCISDLTFCSGDLRSKLLVKGQHCVVVTFPKGLKDVTGSWVILALSARGFVDTEYMILSAQLPLHFQLPTGRTEIGTGNIQVNLSSIT
- the MRPS18A gene encoding 39S ribosomal protein S18a, mitochondrial isoform X3, with product MLPRRTTGLCLEEHKKIAVCVQMAHRAGLLPNHRPRLPEGHIPKKPKLNRTEWPLPFGGQTERLLSPSALCSALGGANPLFMASHSVSMGMSERFMNFALASHGVTRGHGAVAGRAWAAGLGAAGDSCISDLTFCSGDLRSKLLVKGQHCVVVTFPKGLKDVTGSWVILALSARGFVDTEYMILSAQLPLHFQLPTGRTEIGTGNIQVNLSSIT